In Elephas maximus indicus isolate mEleMax1 chromosome 5, mEleMax1 primary haplotype, whole genome shotgun sequence, the sequence gatactgattggtttaaagtcaggaaaggtgtgcgtcagggttgtattctttcaccattcctattcaatctgtatgctgaacaaataatacgagaagctggactatatgaagaagaatgtggcatcaggattggaggaagactcattaacaacctgcgttatgcagatgacacaaccttgcttgctgaaagtgaagaggacttgaagcacttacaaagaccacagccttcagtatggattgcacctcaatataaagaaaacaaaaatcctcacaactggaccaatgaacaacatcatgataaacagagaaaaaattgaagttgtcaaggatttcattttacttggatccacaatcaacagccacagaagcagcagtcaagaaatcaaaagacacattgtgttgggtaaatctgctgcaaaggacctcttcaaagtgccgaagagcagagatgtcaccctgaagactctggtgtgcctgacccaagccacggtattttcaattgtgtcatatgcatgtgaaagctggacaatgaatagggaagagcgaagaagaattgacacctttgaattgtgctcttggtaaagaatgttgaatataccatggactgccaaaagaataaaaaaatctgtcttaaaagaagtacaaccagaatgctccttagaaggaaggatggtgagactgcatcttgcatactttggacgtgttgtcaggagggatcagtccctggagaaggacttcatgcttggcagagtacagggtcagcggaaaagaggaagaccctcaacgaggtggattgacacagtggctgcaacaatgagctcaagcataacaacaattctaaggacggcgcaggacccggcagtgtttcgttctgttgtgcacagggtcgctatgagtcggaaccgactcgacggcgtcTAAGAACAACAAccgcttatatgaaatatctgggaTAGGCATGTATATAGAGgtcagagtttattagtggttaccagggactggggggAAGAGggtaatggggagttattgcttagggGATATTGAGTTTCTGGAGTGATGatatcttttagaagtagatggtggtgaatgtaattagtgtcactgattTATATACTTGGCAATAATTAAAGTGGTAAAATCTTTGTTCTAGGCGCTTCACCACAATAAAAGGCTTTTAAAATGTGAGGGGGGGTGGAAAGGAAACCACAGCTGCCACCCAACTCTTAACACATGTTATACTGACAATATGTACACTGGAACATGGAGTCCAGTTGCTGCCTCCACCACCAATACTACTTAACACAAAGCTGGAAATGAGATACTGAAATGAGCCTACAGAAAAACCCAAAACTCTGTGTCCTTGCTTGCCAGCAGAAAATAGCAAATATCAACAGAAAGATGGCTTCAGTCTTCCAAATATTAGGTGAATAGGGATAACTGATCCAACACTTATTTTTTTCTAGATCCCTGGAGTAGTTTTTCACCTGGAAAATTGCAGTCTTTCACTTTTCAGTCTCTGTAGTATACGGAATGTGTGTGAGAAGAAGGTAGGAAAGGATACCATGTTCCAGTCAAGCATATCCTACAAAATAAGAAAGTTTTATTATAAGACTTATAGGTATAAATTAAATATTCCTTAAACGGCTGCTTTTCAGATGTACCAAGTAAGTACCAAGTTATATTTCAACGTAACACCGTCTGCTTTTTCCAGCGTTCCTTCTTTTACATCTTCTGCCCCTCAACAGGCATTACTTTTAAGAAaaaacctaagtggaaaaacaggaCCAGACTTTCTATTCAAACACTGATAACTAAAAATGCAAATGTTAGCAAGGGGAAAAGGAGAAAATTCTTGAAGTTCATTATTTAATGATAAGAAAGCGGATACTTGAATATGTTTGCTTATTAGATTTAATTAGTTCAAAATCCATTAGTCTAGTTCTGGTAACTTTTTCAGTTATATAGTTTATCTTTCACCCACCTGTGTTTTTATTACAGGCATCCAATTACTGCGCAAATTTAGACCAATGGAAGAAAAGAGCAGCAaaaattgaattgaatgaaaCCCAAAAGCAAGAAATTAAAGAGGCCTTTGATTTATTTGATGTTGATGGGTCTGGAACCATAGATGTGAAAGAATTGAAGGTTCTGAGATTATTTCTAATTCTAAAACCTTTGAAAAGCCAAATTTATTTGTGGCAATCTTTAAATCTTCATTTAACAGTCATCATCTGAAAGTTTGATATAAGGTCTCTTCACTGCATACACGTGCCCTGGAAATTGTTAAacattttaatcttattttataaaCGAGGAAACTTTGTCCACGTAAGCCCAAGCCGAAGCTGTATTGGTGACATACCCTAtggcaccaaacccattgctgttgagtcgattctgacgcagcgatagagtagaactaccccataggatttccaaggctagaaatctttatggaagcagattatagtagtaaaaaagagagaagctggTAGTTAATAGATAATCAAGAAGCTAGGAATGAGATCACAACATATTGTAATTTATTCGTTTCTTATTTCAGATTGCAATGCAGGCTTTAGGATTTGaaccaaagaaagaagaaattaaaaaaatgatagcTGAAATCGACAAAGGAGGAATTGGCACCATtggttttgaagatttttttgccATAATGAGTATGAAAATGGTACAGTAATGATTTTGCCTTTCAAAGAAATATACGTAATAGCCTTCTACATTTTTGGGCTGGGGCAATCAGAGGTTTCATAAAGGACGGATTGGATCTACATATTTAACGATGAGTGGGCTAGATAGAAATAGCAAGATAAAAGATGAGAATGGTATGTTTTCAGGGGGTAATGTGAAGACTTTCCAGTGTGGAGAAGAGGCTTTTTATTAAGAAATGAGGATATGTGGTAGGTTAGAAAAAACGGGGCCATGATCTTGAAGCCTTggaattcagcaaacatttattgagtgcctgtttTTGCCAGGTACTATTTTAGGGAGTGTGGAGATAAAGCATTAAATGAGACAACAAGCTCCCTGTTTAGGGAGTGTGGAGATAAAGCATTAAACGAGACAAGCTCATGGAACTTAACATTTTTGTGTGCCTCTTTCACGTCAGTAAGCCCTGAGTTAAAATATCTTGAGAGCAGATGTGAGGACATTAGAAcaattgttaaaaagcagagcAATAGCTAAGCTCAGTTACCAGATATGTTGCTATCCTAGACCACAAAGATCTAATAGGTCCAGCTTGATAGAATAAATAGATGAAAGACTAATGACATTtagttgtttcttttctttaaaagagtgaaaaagatgaaaaagaagaaatactgaAGGCTTTCAAATTATTTGATGATGATGATACAGGAAGCATAACACTAAGCAATATCAAGAGGGTTGCTAAGGAACTAGGGGAAAATTTAACAGATGATGAACTTCAGGtaaattttgctttctttctgtagTATGAAACTGTACAAATGCGAGTTATTATAATTATATTCTTATCTTACCTGTGCTTATAAatacatttaaagcaaaatttggTTTTAAGTATGCATTtgaatatttatattattattcctttttaatAGATTTCATATATTTACATTTTGTTTTACAGGAAATGCTTGATGAAGCTGATCGTGATGGGGATGGAGCAATAAATGAGGAGGAATTTTTGAGAATGATGAAAAAGACCACTCTTTATTAATactgtttctttgttctttttggaaAATTGTTAACAAATTCGTATTTGTTATGGAGTTCTGTAATTTGATATCTGAATgtattccttttcaatttttagTTTATATGTACAATGTACATTTTGATGTCTAAGCCACATGGCAAGTGACATACTTCTACCAGTATATCGTGAAACCTGTGgcatcaagaaacaaagaaaatggaatGATGCCCTTTAACTATGAATCCAAGAACAGTATTAATTTCAACTGCTATTTTTAAAGCCTCAGGTTCCAAAGACTTGGAAGTTTGTTTTAAGTTTAATGAACTTGGCCCCACACCCAAATAGAAATTTGGCAAACATGCCATTACTTTCCCTATTATTTTCCTTTAACGCAACTCTAAAAAACCTGATGAACATTTGCTTTTTAATCAGTTATTCAAGTATGTAAAGTATTAAATAAAACTGGCAACTATgttatttgctaatttttttatagttataaaaaaaaattcaaagcagcacTTGTATCATCTATATTTCATTAAGCTTGACCAGAAGAGAAGGGAAGTTAGCACTTATCTAATACCTCTATGCAATGGGTAgggtttatgcttggacagggGCTGGGAATTTTACATGTTATCTCAGTTAACGTATAACAACCTTGGAAGCTGATGGCATTAGTGCCATCTTACACATGAGAAAACTAAAGTTCAGAGAGGTTTTCAAAATTGCTCAATTTTCCGTAGATAATAAAACATGATTCCAAAGCTTGTATTCTTACTCCTCATTATGCTGCTCCCCATGGATAAAAACTTTCAGGACAATTAAGTGTACATTTCCTAACTCATTGTCATATCTGTGACTGTCTTGTAATTTAACTTTCTTCTCTGTGAAAGAACCAAACTCTTTCTGAAACTCAAGTAATAGTCTTTGGAACAGGAAAGACTTACAGAAAAGGTAACTTTGAAGGCCCCACCCTTGCACATTTTTAGCTCCATTGAAATGAAGactaagtttttgttttattttgtcaaCATATGAGAGATTTTCTTATTTGATTAAAGGAAGAATGGCATATATTCATGAACATTCTTGAGTATTTTCAAAGTATCTTTCATTCCTAATTGTATACCATTTtctagtccaaaaaaaaaaaaaaaaaggtacctacTAATCATGCTTCTGCGTGAATATTTTAGCCTTTAAGTTGtcaaaagatatttttaagtAGGTAAAAcacttagggagccctggtggcacagtggttaagagctacgtctgctaatcaaaaagccagtagctcaaatctaccagccactgcttggaaatcctgtgggacggttctgtcctatagggtccttatgagtcggaatcaatgacaatgggtttgtttatttgtttaacaCACTtaaagaagtccctgagtggtgcaaacagctaagcattaggctactaactgaaaggttggcagttcaagtccacctaaaggcaccttggaaaaaaggcctggcaatcttcttacaaaaggtcaaaacaaacaaaaccaaaagcattaccatcaagtggattccagctaggttttcttggctgtaatctttatggaagcagattgccagaccacagagccaccaggtgggttcag encodes:
- the LOC126076797 gene encoding centrin-4; translation: MASNYCANLDQWKKRAAKIELNETQKQEIKEAFDLFDVDGSGTIDVKELKIAMQALGFEPKKEEIKKMIAEIDKGGIGTIGFEDFFAIMSMKMSEKDEKEEILKAFKLFDDDDTGSITLSNIKRVAKELGENLTDDELQEMLDEADRDGDGAINEEEFLRMMKKTTLY